In one Mycobacterium heckeshornense genomic region, the following are encoded:
- a CDS encoding acyl-CoA thioesterase, with protein MTTESEQTHWSVTGLLDLFDVAAGEAHRYTGDTGIAGADERQVVEGTQVLAQAIVAVAKRFPDKSVRSAHAVFARAVMVGPPVEFDIDVVHEGRSTATAVVTALQNGRRCVTVTALADVPSPDVIRHQLPRPDVVPPAAANPSPMPMAGREVRLVDVVDVNSPDEVGPPELYAWVHYDPIPTRDDLAKALVAYFTGHLGISTTMRAHEGIGTSQAHLTVSTAPMTITVSFHEPLSWTGWLLYTHESTQVGAGMSYVRGTVHTEEGELIASFAQEALIRPLRQTDTAIKAQARL; from the coding sequence GTGACCACGGAATCTGAACAAACACATTGGTCGGTTACCGGCCTGCTGGACTTGTTCGACGTAGCGGCCGGCGAGGCCCACCGCTACACCGGCGACACCGGGATCGCCGGGGCGGACGAGCGGCAGGTGGTGGAGGGCACCCAGGTGCTGGCACAGGCGATCGTGGCGGTGGCCAAACGGTTTCCGGACAAGTCGGTGCGCTCGGCGCACGCGGTGTTCGCCCGGGCCGTCATGGTTGGCCCGCCCGTCGAATTCGACATCGATGTCGTGCACGAGGGCCGATCCACCGCCACGGCCGTCGTCACCGCGCTGCAGAACGGCCGGCGGTGCGTCACGGTGACCGCGCTGGCCGACGTCCCGTCGCCCGACGTCATCCGCCACCAGCTACCCCGTCCCGACGTGGTCCCGCCCGCTGCAGCGAACCCGTCGCCGATGCCGATGGCCGGGCGCGAAGTGCGACTGGTCGACGTCGTCGACGTCAACAGCCCCGACGAGGTGGGGCCGCCGGAGCTGTACGCCTGGGTGCACTACGACCCGATCCCGACCCGGGACGATTTGGCCAAAGCGTTGGTTGCCTATTTCACCGGCCACCTCGGGATCTCGACCACGATGCGCGCTCATGAAGGCATCGGCACCAGCCAGGCGCATCTGACGGTGTCCACCGCGCCGATGACGATCACGGTCAGCTTTCACGAGCCGCTGTCTTGGACCGGCTGGTTGCTGTACACCCACGAGAGCACTCAGGTCGGCGCGGGCATGTCATATGTGCGCGGCACCGTGCACACCGAAGAAGGTGAGCTGATCGCGTCGTTCGCCCAGGAAGCGCTGATCCGGCCGCTGCGGCAGACCGACACCGCGATCAAGGCCCAGGCGCGGCTATAA
- a CDS encoding LLM class F420-dependent oxidoreductase gives MYFSITHPMHSHPYHPQLACGDGISAVASAAEAAGFHGFGFTDHPAPTQRWLDAGGHDALDPFVAMGFAAARTTTLRLIPNIVVLPYRNPFLVAKSGATLDLLSGGRFTLAVGVGYLKREFAALGVDYDKRAELFDEALEVIRAVWTTDEMSFDGRHFTARGITAHPRPVSQPHPPIWIGGNTGAARQRVVEHGDGWCPFPAPATLAQTARTATIDSIERLAAGVEDLRRRLEAAGRDWTAIDVVFTNIDGGSPAGDDFNADAYLTGLDKLAALGVTWVQVGLPGDSLAHVLETIDRFRALVIDAAQP, from the coding sequence GTGTACTTCTCGATCACCCACCCGATGCACAGTCACCCCTACCACCCGCAACTGGCATGCGGCGACGGTATTTCCGCGGTTGCGTCGGCGGCGGAAGCGGCTGGGTTCCACGGCTTCGGGTTTACCGATCACCCGGCTCCGACGCAGCGCTGGCTCGACGCCGGCGGTCACGACGCGCTGGACCCGTTCGTTGCGATGGGCTTCGCCGCGGCCCGAACCACGACGTTGCGGCTGATCCCGAACATCGTGGTGCTGCCGTACCGAAACCCGTTCCTGGTGGCCAAGTCCGGGGCGACGCTCGATCTGCTGTCCGGTGGCCGGTTCACACTGGCAGTGGGGGTGGGCTATCTGAAACGGGAGTTCGCCGCCCTCGGCGTCGACTACGACAAACGGGCCGAGCTCTTCGATGAGGCGCTCGAGGTGATCCGTGCGGTGTGGACCACCGACGAGATGTCCTTCGACGGTCGGCACTTCACCGCCCGGGGCATCACCGCGCATCCGCGCCCGGTGAGCCAGCCGCATCCACCGATCTGGATCGGCGGCAACACCGGGGCTGCGCGGCAACGCGTGGTCGAGCACGGTGACGGCTGGTGTCCGTTTCCCGCCCCTGCGACGCTGGCCCAGACCGCCCGCACGGCGACCATCGACTCGATCGAGCGCCTGGCCGCCGGTGTCGAGGATTTGCGTCGCCGCTTGGAAGCGGCCGGCCGGGATTGGACGGCGATCGACGTGGTATTCACCAACATCGACGGCGGCAGCCCGGCAGGCGACGACTTCAATGCCGACGCCTACCTGACCGGCTTGGACAAGCTGGCCGCGCTGGGCGTCACCTGGGTGCAGGTCGGCCTGCCGGGCGACAGCCTGGCGCACGTGCTGGAAACCATCGACCGGTTCCGGGCCCTGGTGATCGACGCGGCCCAGCCGTAA
- a CDS encoding polyketide cyclase: MGMVTTSSQTAFHHSPETVYRFVTNPANWTKTYPGSAHITNLRRTLPLQVGDTWAETGPDANRIFTWQLAIAVQPKLFVFNSVGRLGHDRDGNGGLDGRMTIQYHFTTPGHDVTLFTRTTIEAYKHAPLPDTFFRIVNPAHIDAYHTAVARELDAADVVAR; encoded by the coding sequence GTGGGCATGGTGACCACGAGCTCCCAGACGGCCTTCCATCATTCCCCGGAGACCGTCTACCGCTTCGTCACCAACCCGGCGAACTGGACTAAGACCTATCCCGGCAGCGCGCACATCACCAACCTGCGCCGCACGCTGCCGCTGCAGGTCGGCGACACCTGGGCGGAGACGGGCCCGGACGCCAACCGCATCTTCACCTGGCAGCTGGCAATTGCCGTGCAGCCCAAGCTTTTTGTCTTCAATTCGGTCGGCCGTCTGGGTCATGACCGCGACGGTAACGGCGGCCTGGACGGGCGGATGACGATTCAATATCACTTCACCACACCCGGCCATGACGTCACGCTGTTCACCCGCACGACGATCGAGGCCTACAAACACGCGCCGCTGCCCGACACCTTCTTCCGGATCGTCAACCCCGCCCACATCGACGCCTACCACACCGCCGTCGCACGAGAGTTGGATGCCGCCGATGTCGTTGCCCGTTGA
- a CDS encoding SMP-30/gluconolactonase/LRE family protein → MSLPVDQVTPLAAGFCFGEGPRWFEGLLWFSDMLGEAVHTVTLGGAMTTLPLPGHRPSGLGFRPDGSLLITSTDDRVVLRYDGDTVTTIADLAEAVPADLGDMVVDAAGRAYIGSQAFEGGVIVCLDPDNSVAIVAEDLEFPNGMVITPDGRSLIVAESTGRRLTTFTITDDGALADRRVFAEGLDGPPDGIALDSDGGVWTAMTLAHRFDRIVAGGAVTDRIDVGERAAIACTLGGLGRRTLFLLSSPDAYPKRLKGTRLSQLDTVTVDIPGAGLP, encoded by the coding sequence ATGTCGTTGCCCGTTGACCAGGTGACCCCGTTGGCCGCCGGCTTCTGTTTCGGGGAGGGGCCGCGGTGGTTTGAGGGGCTGCTGTGGTTTTCCGACATGCTTGGCGAAGCGGTGCACACCGTCACGCTGGGCGGCGCGATGACGACCTTGCCGCTGCCGGGTCACAGGCCGTCAGGGTTGGGATTCCGCCCTGACGGCTCGCTACTGATCACCTCGACCGACGACCGGGTCGTGTTGCGCTACGACGGCGACACCGTGACGACGATCGCCGACCTCGCCGAGGCGGTACCCGCCGACCTTGGGGACATGGTCGTCGACGCGGCCGGGCGCGCCTACATCGGATCGCAGGCCTTCGAAGGTGGCGTCATCGTGTGCCTCGATCCCGACAACTCGGTGGCCATCGTCGCCGAGGATCTCGAGTTCCCCAACGGGATGGTGATCACGCCGGACGGTCGGAGCCTGATCGTCGCGGAGTCGACGGGGCGGCGGCTGACCACCTTCACCATCACCGACGACGGTGCCCTCGCCGATCGGCGGGTGTTCGCCGAGGGTTTGGACGGTCCGCCCGACGGTATCGCCCTGGACTCCGACGGTGGTGTGTGGACGGCGATGACATTGGCACACCGGTTCGACCGGATCGTCGCGGGCGGGGCGGTGACCGACCGCATCGACGTCGGCGAACGCGCGGCCATCGCGTGTACCCTCGGTGGACTTGGCCGTCGCACCTTGTTTTTGTTGTCGAGCCCCGACGCGTATCCCAAGCGGCTCAAAGGAACCCGTCTGTCCCAGCTGGACACCGTCACCGTCGACATCCCCGGCGCCGGCCTGCCGTGA
- a CDS encoding thioesterase family protein, with product MTDSYYELIDAADPLGEKFTATDLVRSTWSAAIQHAAPVSALLVRSLEGCVRRDDTRLSRVVVDLLGPVPAEGEFWVRSRIERPGKQIELVNAEMLGPGPDGQPRPVARASGWRLQQLDTTDVVRASAPPIGPLSRAASRNLERDFDRNYVHSLDWRWLTAPLNEGPGESWIRPTVDLVTGETMTPLQRLFAVADCANGLGSKLDITKWTFLNNDLVVHVHRIPAGEWIGIRAETSYGPDGIGITVGTLFDERAAIGAIQQSVLVRRRSS from the coding sequence ATGACTGATTCGTATTACGAGCTGATCGACGCGGCCGATCCGCTGGGCGAGAAGTTCACGGCGACCGATCTGGTGCGCAGCACCTGGTCGGCGGCGATCCAGCACGCGGCGCCGGTGTCGGCGCTGCTGGTGCGGTCGCTCGAGGGTTGTGTTCGCCGCGACGACACCCGGCTGAGCAGGGTCGTGGTGGACCTGTTGGGACCGGTTCCGGCCGAGGGCGAGTTCTGGGTGCGCTCACGCATCGAAAGACCCGGCAAACAGATCGAATTGGTGAATGCCGAGATGCTGGGGCCCGGACCGGACGGGCAGCCCCGGCCCGTCGCCCGCGCCAGCGGGTGGCGACTCCAGCAGCTCGACACCACTGACGTGGTGCGGGCGTCGGCGCCGCCGATCGGTCCGCTCAGCCGCGCCGCCAGCCGCAACCTGGAAAGGGACTTCGACCGCAACTACGTGCACAGCCTCGACTGGCGATGGCTCACCGCGCCGCTCAACGAGGGACCCGGCGAATCGTGGATCAGGCCGACCGTGGACCTCGTCACGGGCGAGACTATGACGCCACTGCAGCGGCTTTTCGCTGTCGCCGACTGCGCCAACGGCCTCGGCTCCAAACTTGACATCACCAAGTGGACCTTCCTTAACAACGACCTCGTGGTCCACGTGCACCGCATCCCCGCGGGTGAGTGGATCGGCATCCGCGCCGAAACCAGCTACGGCCCCGACGGAATCGGCATTACGGTAGGCACCCTGTTCGACGAACGCGCGGCGATAGGCGCCATTCAGCAGTCGGTGCTGGTGCGCCGGCGCTCGAGCTGA
- a CDS encoding SDR family NAD(P)-dependent oxidoreductase: MAEGGPAGWSQSQRAVLVTAAWSPVGRATAARLARCGDLVLMGTRRPELCERLASRLRARGATAFAGYLDLADTSSIDRFVESARYLIGGVDVLITDAGLSAVDTHVFGAQHLAAQVIPPMVRRGHGDVVLLSPELVAGATPPSMAVSATGRRALDSWVSGLDAEFVGSGVRASIVRSARPGSGVAPGDVACIIATMLAPGEPSYLRLVEVIAHRVASAPVKERKIR; this comes from the coding sequence GTGGCTGAAGGAGGGCCCGCCGGGTGGAGCCAGTCCCAGCGCGCCGTCCTGGTGACCGCGGCATGGTCACCGGTGGGACGGGCAACCGCGGCGCGGTTGGCCCGCTGCGGCGATCTGGTGCTGATGGGCACCCGCCGGCCCGAGCTCTGTGAGCGGCTGGCCAGTCGTCTTCGAGCCCGGGGTGCGACGGCGTTCGCCGGCTACCTCGACCTCGCCGACACTTCGTCGATCGATCGGTTCGTCGAGTCCGCCCGCTATCTCATCGGTGGCGTGGACGTGCTGATCACCGATGCTGGCCTGTCAGCCGTCGACACGCACGTTTTTGGTGCGCAACACCTTGCCGCACAGGTGATTCCACCGATGGTCCGGCGTGGACACGGCGATGTGGTCCTACTCAGCCCGGAGCTTGTCGCCGGCGCAACACCACCGAGCATGGCGGTGTCGGCGACAGGCCGACGGGCGCTCGACTCCTGGGTCTCGGGCCTGGACGCCGAATTCGTCGGGAGCGGTGTGCGGGCGTCGATTGTCCGCTCGGCGCGGCCGGGCAGCGGGGTGGCACCGGGCGATGTGGCATGCATCATCGCGACGATGCTGGCGCCGGGCGAACCCAGCTACCTGCGGTTGGTCGAGGTCATCGCACATCGTGTCGCCTCGGCACCCGTGAAGGAGCGCAAGATTCGATGA
- a CDS encoding TetR/AcrR family transcriptional regulator encodes MNHPSTTEADTSTRQRILAATAEVISRNGKRKLSLSDVAAQAHVSRPTLYRWFASKEELLDAFSRYERQTFESGLARATAGLKGADKLDAALRFIVDYQYSYSGVRMVDIEPEHVIAQFSRVIPEMREGLQRLLPGPGGAVKAAAAIRIAISHYMVRSDDADQFLAQLRHAVGIKAAD; translated from the coding sequence GTGAACCACCCGTCAACCACCGAGGCCGACACGTCGACCCGGCAGCGGATCCTTGCGGCCACTGCCGAGGTGATCAGCCGCAACGGCAAACGCAAACTCAGCCTCTCCGACGTCGCCGCTCAAGCGCACGTGTCACGCCCGACGCTGTATCGGTGGTTTGCCTCCAAAGAGGAGTTGCTGGATGCGTTTTCACGCTACGAACGGCAAACGTTCGAAAGCGGTTTAGCCAGGGCGACTGCCGGCCTCAAGGGTGCCGACAAGCTCGACGCCGCGCTGCGTTTCATCGTCGACTACCAATACTCCTACTCCGGCGTGCGCATGGTCGACATCGAGCCCGAGCATGTCATCGCGCAGTTCTCACGTGTCATTCCCGAGATGCGGGAAGGACTGCAACGCCTGCTTCCCGGACCCGGCGGCGCGGTGAAGGCCGCGGCCGCGATTCGCATTGCGATCTCGCACTACATGGTGAGAAGCGACGATGCCGACCAATTCTTGGCGCAGCTGCGTCACGCGGTAGGCATCAAAGCCGCGGACTAG
- a CDS encoding FAD-binding oxidoreductase, which produces MLQQLVGVVGRQHVSADPDVLATRSVDYTGRYRGHASVLVRPGSIDEVAEVLRVCRGAAVHVTVQGGRTSLVAGTVPEHDDVLLSTERLDTVGDVDTVERRLHVGAGATLAAVQRAAGAAGLLFGVDLAARDTATVGGMASTNAGGLRTVRYGNMGEQVLGLDVALPDGSVLRRRSRVRADNTGYNLPALFVGAEGTLGVIAELDLRLHPVPSHRVTAVCGFADLGALVGAARVFRDLDGIAALELIDGRAGRLMAEHLGVAAPVRAEWLLLVELAGDHDQTERLAGALNGLQTCGEPAVGADPAAQQRLWRTRESVSDVLGVYGPPLKFDVSLPLSAISRFARQAAELVHRHAPEALPVLFGHVGEGNLHFNVLRCALEQERRLYAAMMELIAGCGGNVSSEHGVGSRKRAYVTMSREPADVAAMRTVKHAFDPTGYLNAAVLFD; this is translated from the coding sequence GTGCTGCAGCAGCTGGTGGGGGTGGTGGGTCGACAGCATGTCAGCGCCGATCCCGACGTACTTGCCACCCGCAGCGTCGACTACACCGGCCGCTACCGCGGCCACGCCAGTGTGCTGGTGCGTCCCGGGTCCATCGACGAGGTGGCCGAGGTGCTGCGGGTGTGCCGCGGCGCCGCGGTCCACGTCACCGTCCAAGGCGGACGCACATCGCTGGTGGCCGGCACGGTTCCCGAGCACGACGACGTGCTGCTGTCCACTGAGCGGCTGGACACCGTCGGTGACGTCGACACCGTCGAGCGCCGCTTGCACGTCGGCGCGGGGGCGACGCTAGCGGCCGTGCAGCGGGCCGCCGGGGCGGCGGGACTGCTGTTCGGCGTCGACTTGGCCGCCCGCGACACCGCGACCGTCGGCGGCATGGCGTCGACGAATGCCGGCGGGCTGCGGACGGTGCGCTACGGCAACATGGGCGAGCAGGTGCTTGGTTTGGACGTTGCGCTGCCCGACGGCTCGGTGCTGCGCCGACGCAGCCGGGTGCGGGCCGACAACACCGGCTACAACCTGCCGGCGCTGTTCGTCGGGGCGGAGGGCACCCTCGGCGTCATCGCCGAACTTGATCTGCGGTTGCACCCCGTCCCGTCGCACCGGGTGACCGCGGTGTGTGGGTTCGCCGACCTGGGAGCGTTGGTCGGGGCCGCCCGGGTGTTTCGCGATCTGGACGGCATCGCGGCCCTGGAACTGATCGACGGCAGGGCCGGCCGCCTGATGGCCGAGCATTTGGGCGTAGCGGCGCCGGTCCGCGCCGAGTGGCTGCTGTTGGTGGAGCTGGCCGGCGATCACGACCAGACCGAACGGCTCGCCGGCGCGCTCAACGGGCTGCAAACATGCGGCGAACCGGCGGTCGGTGCGGATCCTGCTGCGCAGCAGCGGCTGTGGCGGACGCGGGAATCGGTGTCCGACGTGCTCGGCGTGTACGGACCGCCGCTGAAATTCGACGTTTCGCTGCCATTGTCGGCGATCAGCCGGTTCGCCCGCCAGGCGGCCGAACTCGTGCACCGACACGCTCCCGAAGCGCTACCGGTGTTGTTCGGTCACGTCGGCGAGGGCAACCTGCATTTCAACGTGTTGCGCTGCGCGCTGGAGCAGGAACGCCGGCTGTACGCGGCGATGATGGAATTGATCGCCGGCTGTGGTGGCAACGTCAGCTCCGAACACGGCGTCGGTAGCCGCAAGCGCGCGTATGTCACCATGTCACGCGAACCCGCCGATGTCGCGGCGATGCGCACGGTCAAGCACGCATTCGACCCGACCGGCTACCTCAACGCAGCGGTGCTGTTCGACTAG
- a CDS encoding alpha/beta hydrolase produces the protein MARRDDVVFHSGRERISAWLYRPQATGDAPLLVMAHGLGGVRRMRLDAYAERFSAAGYACLVFDYRNFGDSEGEPRQLLDIGMQLQDWAAAVAYARTLPDLDSHRIGLWGTSFSGGHVIATAARLPGIAAVVAQCPFTDGIASARAVNPLLIARITALAVRDLVGARLGRPPVMVPVVGYPGEVALMTAPDAYPGFMRLVPEGVQVRNEVAARFGVKVLAYRPGRAAGKVACPILFCVCEPDSVAPADTTVRHAAKAPRGEIKVYPEGHFDIYVGEAFDRVVADQLDFLDKHLKPQCRR, from the coding sequence ATGGCGCGACGTGACGACGTAGTGTTCCACTCCGGCCGTGAGCGGATCAGCGCGTGGCTGTACCGACCGCAAGCAACCGGCGACGCGCCGCTGCTGGTGATGGCGCACGGGCTAGGCGGTGTGCGCAGGATGCGGCTCGACGCCTACGCGGAGCGGTTCAGCGCCGCCGGCTATGCCTGCCTGGTGTTCGACTACCGCAACTTCGGTGACAGCGAGGGCGAGCCGCGGCAGCTGCTCGACATCGGCATGCAATTGCAGGACTGGGCCGCGGCCGTGGCCTACGCCCGCACTTTGCCAGACCTCGACAGTCACCGAATTGGCTTGTGGGGCACGTCTTTTAGCGGCGGGCACGTGATCGCGACGGCGGCAAGGCTGCCGGGCATCGCGGCCGTCGTCGCGCAGTGTCCCTTCACCGACGGCATCGCCTCGGCGCGTGCGGTGAACCCGTTGCTCATCGCACGCATTACCGCGCTGGCGGTGCGCGATCTCGTGGGCGCCCGGCTCGGCAGGCCACCAGTGATGGTGCCGGTGGTCGGCTACCCGGGCGAGGTCGCGCTGATGACCGCACCCGACGCGTACCCGGGCTTCATGCGGCTGGTGCCCGAAGGGGTGCAGGTCCGCAACGAGGTTGCCGCCCGCTTCGGCGTCAAGGTCCTCGCCTACCGGCCGGGCCGCGCCGCCGGCAAGGTCGCCTGCCCGATCTTGTTCTGCGTGTGCGAACCCGACTCCGTCGCACCCGCCGACACCACGGTGCGACACGCCGCCAAGGCGCCTCGGGGCGAGATCAAGGTCTACCCGGAGGGCCACTTCGATATCTACGTCGGCGAGGCCTTCGACCGCGTTGTCGCCGACCAACTGGACTTTCTCGACAAGCATTTGAAGCCGCAGTGCCGTCGGTGA
- a CDS encoding TetR/AcrR family transcriptional regulator translates to MPSDIPTPNGLSRREELLAVATKLFAARGYHGTRMDDVADVVGLNKATVYHYYASKSLILFDIYRRAAEGTLAAVHDDPSLTAREALYQYTVRLLTGIASNPEQAAVYFQEQPYITEWFTEEQVAEIREKEAQVYHHVHGLIDRGIASGEFFDCDSHVLALGYIGMTLGAYRWLRPSGRRTAKEIAAEFSTALLRGLIRDEAVRAQWSLGDDVKTTDTREVSLRVHNTDAPPC, encoded by the coding sequence ATGCCATCCGACATCCCTACGCCCAATGGGCTCTCCCGCCGCGAAGAGTTGCTGGCCGTTGCGACCAAGCTGTTCGCCGCGCGCGGTTACCACGGCACCCGGATGGACGACGTCGCCGATGTGGTCGGCTTGAACAAGGCGACGGTGTATCACTATTACGCCAGCAAGTCACTGATCCTGTTCGACATCTACCGCAGGGCCGCCGAGGGCACACTGGCCGCCGTCCACGATGATCCCTCTTTGACCGCCCGCGAGGCGCTCTACCAGTACACGGTCCGGCTGCTTACCGGGATCGCGAGCAATCCCGAACAGGCCGCGGTCTACTTCCAGGAACAGCCCTACATCACCGAGTGGTTCACCGAAGAACAGGTCGCCGAGATCCGCGAAAAGGAAGCTCAGGTCTATCACCACGTCCACGGCCTCATCGACCGCGGTATCGCCAGCGGCGAGTTCTTCGACTGTGACTCGCACGTGCTGGCGCTCGGCTATATCGGAATGACGCTTGGTGCCTACCGCTGGCTGCGCCCGAGCGGACGGCGCACCGCCAAGGAGATCGCCGCCGAATTCAGCACCGCGCTACTGCGGGGCCTCATCCGCGACGAGGCGGTCCGCGCGCAGTGGTCACTCGGCGACGACGTGAAAACGACCGATACCCGTGAGGTTTCGCTGCGTGTTCACAACACTGACGCGCCACCGTGTTGA
- a CDS encoding NAD(P)(+) transhydrogenase (Re/Si-specific) subunit beta: MSYLVTILYIISFALFIYGLMGLTGPKTAVRGNLIAAVGMAIAVGATLILIRHTQQWPLIIAGLVLGVVLGVPPARLTKMTAMPQLVAFFNGVGGGTVALISLSEFIETEGFSAFRYGEAPTVHIVVASLFAAIIGSISFWGSIIAFGKLQEIIPGRPIGIGTAQQPLNVLLLVAAVVCAVVIGLGARPGSGGVPLWWMVGLLAAAGVLGLMVVLPIGGADMPVVISMLNAMTGLSAAAAGLALNNTAMIVAGMIVGASGSILTNLMAKAMNRSIPAIVAGGFGGGGVAVGGAAGGDKHVKSTSAADAAIQMAYANQVIVVPGYGMAVAQAQHAVKDMATLLESRGVPVKYAIHPVAGRMPGHMNVLLAEAEVDYDAMKDMDDINDEFARTDVTLVIGANDVTNPAARNEPNSPIYGMPILNVDKSKSVIVLKRSMNSGFAGIDNPLFYADGTTMLFGDAKKSVTEVTEELKAL, from the coding sequence ATGAGCTACCTGGTCACGATCCTCTACATCATCTCGTTCGCACTGTTCATCTACGGGCTGATGGGTCTGACCGGGCCCAAGACCGCGGTGCGCGGCAATCTGATTGCCGCGGTGGGCATGGCCATCGCTGTCGGGGCCACGCTGATCCTGATCCGGCATACTCAGCAGTGGCCCCTGATCATCGCCGGGCTGGTGCTGGGTGTCGTGCTCGGGGTTCCCCCGGCCCGGTTGACCAAGATGACCGCGATGCCGCAGCTGGTGGCATTCTTCAACGGCGTCGGTGGCGGCACCGTCGCGTTGATCTCGCTGTCGGAATTCATTGAGACCGAGGGCTTTTCCGCGTTCCGCTACGGTGAAGCGCCGACGGTGCACATCGTGGTCGCCTCGCTGTTCGCCGCGATCATCGGGTCGATTTCGTTCTGGGGTTCGATCATCGCGTTCGGCAAGCTCCAGGAGATCATCCCTGGTCGGCCGATCGGCATCGGCACGGCGCAACAGCCGCTGAACGTGCTGCTTCTGGTGGCGGCCGTGGTCTGCGCGGTGGTCATCGGTCTTGGCGCCCGGCCGGGCAGCGGCGGGGTGCCGCTGTGGTGGATGGTCGGCCTGCTGGCCGCCGCGGGCGTGCTGGGTCTCATGGTGGTGCTGCCGATCGGCGGCGCCGACATGCCCGTGGTCATCTCGATGCTCAACGCGATGACCGGCCTGTCCGCCGCCGCCGCCGGTTTGGCGCTGAACAACACCGCGATGATCGTTGCCGGCATGATCGTCGGCGCGTCCGGTTCGATCCTGACCAACCTGATGGCCAAGGCGATGAACCGCTCGATCCCGGCGATCGTGGCGGGTGGGTTTGGTGGAGGTGGCGTGGCTGTCGGCGGCGCCGCCGGCGGCGACAAGCACGTCAAGTCCACGTCGGCCGCCGATGCCGCCATCCAGATGGCCTACGCAAACCAGGTGATCGTGGTGCCCGGCTACGGGATGGCCGTCGCGCAGGCGCAGCACGCGGTCAAGGACATGGCCACCTTGCTGGAGTCCCGTGGTGTCCCGGTGAAATATGCGATCCACCCGGTCGCCGGGCGAATGCCCGGGCACATGAACGTGCTGCTGGCCGAAGCCGAAGTCGACTACGACGCGATGAAGGACATGGACGACATCAACGACGAGTTCGCCCGCACCGATGTCACGCTGGTGATCGGCGCCAACGACGTCACCAACCCGGCCGCGCGCAACGAGCCGAACTCGCCCATCTACGGCATGCCGATTCTCAATGTGGACAAGTCGAAATCGGTGATCGTGCTCAAGCGGTCGATGAATTCCGGCTTCGCGGGCATCGACAACCCGCTGTTCTACGCCGACGGCACCACCATGCTGTTCGGCGACGCGAAGAAGTCGGTGACCGAGGTGACCGAGGAACTCAAGGCCCTGTGA
- a CDS encoding NAD(P) transhydrogenase subunit alpha, translating into MYDELLANVAILVLAGFVGFAVISKVPNTLHTPLMSGTNAIHGIVVLGALVLLGRIEHPSIALQIILFVALVFGTLNVIGGFIVTDRMLGMFKSKKAAPVKAETDGQGQ; encoded by the coding sequence ATGTATGACGAACTTCTGGCCAACGTGGCGATCCTGGTCCTAGCCGGGTTCGTCGGCTTCGCGGTGATTTCCAAGGTGCCCAATACGCTGCACACGCCACTGATGTCTGGGACCAACGCCATCCACGGCATCGTCGTCCTGGGAGCTCTGGTGCTGCTGGGGCGTATCGAGCACCCGTCGATCGCGTTGCAGATCATCCTGTTCGTGGCGCTGGTGTTCGGCACGCTCAACGTCATCGGCGGTTTCATCGTCACCGACCGGATGCTGGGCATGTTCAAAAGCAAAAAGGCTGCGCCCGTCAAGGCAGAAACGGATGGGCAAGGTCAATGA